The Roseofilum casamattae BLCC-M143 genome has a segment encoding these proteins:
- a CDS encoding alpha/beta hydrolase, which produces MRAIFSAILSVRGFGLSIAAIALWGSCNQPGVAAEAINIRLGRLQTTITLAELEEFGKTGELSPALQPYRRALTPQVRYLLHSRLPIDPEIGDRILGNILQSPLSLEIYQNLAPIFPHSRLDYLQTAVSTALSDGNFTVLSILEAYPGKTIAVNATAALSFALQFNGDYWRSRILEPLLMSQERRETAEIEELPPTVVPTAIDPSQPGYERVQKTTLMLQDGKRERSIPVDLYWSNYSVSSGPLVIISHGFGSDRFYFAYLASHLASYGLTVAAIEHPGSNVNWLIQESTVKQMATLVPPEEFINRPQDISFLLDRLAEVNNNAGPLQGKLNTNRVSLIGHSLGGYTAFALAGARLDLASLRQFCRDRPALGRSPADWLQCAAADLPVTPQSLQDERIVQAIVISPLVGRLFGKNGITGVKIPTLILANTNDAVTPALEHQIRPFAQLQGSKYLLAAIGAPHLSVGNRKSPHPASPQFVPLKQVLQGLSLAFIKQLTSEKDRYRDFLSPAYTQSFSTEQLPLHFYQSSLQHWWKPIDLRRLLPSFLSPQTRKKPML; this is translated from the coding sequence ATGAGGGCTATCTTCAGTGCTATCTTATCCGTTCGCGGTTTCGGACTCTCGATCGCCGCGATCGCGCTTTGGGGCAGTTGCAACCAACCGGGAGTGGCAGCCGAAGCAATAAACATTCGTCTCGGACGATTGCAAACCACCATTACCCTAGCCGAACTGGAAGAGTTTGGCAAAACGGGAGAGCTTTCCCCTGCTTTGCAACCTTACCGACGAGCGCTAACGCCCCAAGTGCGCTATCTGCTGCACTCTCGCTTGCCTATCGATCCGGAAATCGGCGATCGCATTTTGGGCAATATTCTCCAGTCTCCTCTGAGCCTGGAAATCTATCAAAATTTAGCCCCGATCTTTCCTCACAGCCGTTTGGATTACCTCCAGACCGCTGTATCGACCGCGTTGTCAGATGGTAACTTTACCGTTCTTTCGATTTTGGAAGCCTATCCCGGAAAGACAATCGCCGTCAATGCAACTGCTGCCCTCTCTTTTGCTCTGCAATTTAATGGAGATTATTGGAGAAGTCGCATTCTCGAACCGCTACTGATGAGTCAGGAGCGCCGAGAGACAGCAGAGATCGAAGAGTTGCCCCCAACTGTAGTACCGACGGCGATCGATCCCTCCCAACCGGGATACGAACGAGTCCAAAAAACAACTCTCATGCTCCAAGATGGGAAACGAGAACGATCGATCCCGGTGGATCTCTATTGGTCGAACTATTCGGTTTCGTCCGGCCCTCTCGTGATTATTTCTCATGGGTTTGGATCGGATCGGTTTTATTTCGCTTATCTCGCCTCTCATCTCGCCTCTTACGGGTTAACGGTGGCGGCGATCGAACATCCCGGTAGTAATGTTAACTGGCTCATCCAAGAGTCTACGGTCAAGCAAATGGCCACATTAGTTCCGCCAGAAGAATTTATTAATCGCCCGCAAGATATTAGTTTTTTGCTCGATCGCCTGGCGGAAGTGAATAACAATGCCGGCCCGTTGCAGGGCAAACTGAATACCAACCGCGTCAGCTTAATCGGTCATTCCCTGGGGGGTTATACGGCTTTTGCTCTAGCAGGCGCTCGGCTAGATTTAGCCAGTTTGCGTCAGTTCTGTCGCGATCGCCCAGCTTTGGGTCGCTCCCCGGCAGATTGGTTGCAGTGCGCGGCGGCCGATTTGCCCGTCACTCCACAATCGTTACAGGACGAACGCATCGTGCAGGCGATCGTCATTAGTCCTCTCGTCGGTCGCCTCTTTGGGAAAAACGGCATTACCGGTGTTAAAATTCCAACTCTGATTTTAGCAAATACTAATGATGCCGTGACTCCAGCTCTAGAGCATCAAATCCGTCCCTTTGCCCAACTGCAAGGCTCCAAATATTTGCTCGCGGCGATCGGCGCTCCCCACCTCAGTGTCGGGAATCGTAAATCTCCCCATCCCGCTTCTCCTCAGTTTGTCCCGCTCAAACAAGTGCTACAAGGTTTATCCCTGGCATTTATTAAACAATTAACTTCAGAAAAAGACCGCTATCGCGATTTTCTAAGTCCTGCATATACTCAATCTTTTTCCACCGAACAATTGCCGTTACACTTCTACCAATCGTCTTTACAACATTGGTGGAAACCCATCGATCTGCGTCGTTTATTACCCTCATTTCTTTCTCCACAAACTAGGAAAAAGCCCATGTTATAG
- a CDS encoding HEAT repeat domain-containing protein: MLLSPIQNRLGLSNEQLKRLASFLLLALTLVGTQALASLLSRSLFLSNAGADRLALLYTITPIVIISVSTGFSQIISKVSHKRLLQTLLLSSLFFVLGLKLLGGFERGIATYFIFYVFAEVINVLLIKIGFWNLVSDYFTTLEMKRYTPYLTLASSLGYLLANSSAGIALEYLQPRDLVLALPLLYGTAIAQILYIQAKQTDIEINEPQQRSSKQAETLKDSLAQFPQLIGRYPIILFLTANTFLLLLLRLLGEYQYSTIYANTINDAQKLARFLAVLATVLSLLEFALSSTVTPLLIQKLGVRRMNLIYPLTTSLSFLGLFLLPGLGSAVAANVNQRSLNYGMAESVRLLNYNAVPPRLLSRFRVLSEGLFSPIGQILGGAILLSTQQMNSASITILLGLGLSLFYSGIGHFTGRSYMQSLLEMVQEGSVNLEAVKMGWVTLPLSYQDDVEDMLESGDRRTQLLGLKLASRLPKPSRVLPQVRSLFSQTSLEIRNGVLSFLSQIPVTDQTFCTRNLLNSEDHIARSVALELLILCQEPIPEPERSQFWETGDEEIRALITLASLQTSKSSFTQDIATWAASLQAQTKRNLIGVIARSGHPELLLLAKPLLRDTPADLKQQGLALLGTLDTQLHPEICELAAAELGHSDPEVRASAIQILGRSPKQDLLPYLATALEDCHARVRQEAAAALARAGEGALSWVEPHFSSHRSEVVNAAITTLGQMGTSRAEDRLYEYLAPELQQVTLTWEWSKQIPRDRPRWNLLAMAIKDYQQRVIDRVFHTISAFGCSQTLDAFRQAIHSNNLRDRANAVETIASMRYRRFIQPLLPLLEAQARGQMPDAMVETDADWMKYTGSKLILEALSSGDRWLELGALVALIDLPHSLVETSDPLVQSVAQTLFLGGQNTCQQEPTLNRLYLLSHVELFHYFSLDELLEINDRLVMLEFDPGVPIIAEGTLRHHLYIISSGTAILTKRVEGDRRTLGSLTTGDYFGESQLFNQSPAWVTVTAETHCQVLKLEAQRFIDLIYQKPDMIIEICRRFSSFLKQNIQETDWASLQK, translated from the coding sequence GTGCTTCTCTCTCCCATCCAAAACCGCTTGGGTTTATCCAACGAACAACTCAAGCGCCTGGCTTCATTTCTGCTTCTGGCTCTAACTCTCGTTGGCACCCAAGCTCTTGCCTCTCTACTTTCTCGCTCCCTTTTTCTCTCCAACGCGGGAGCCGATCGCCTCGCCCTGCTCTATACCATTACTCCTATTGTTATTATCTCCGTCTCCACCGGATTTTCCCAGATTATTAGCAAAGTTTCGCACAAGAGGCTGTTGCAAACCTTATTGCTGTCTAGCTTATTTTTTGTGCTCGGCTTAAAGCTATTGGGGGGCTTTGAACGAGGGATTGCCACCTACTTTATCTTTTATGTTTTTGCCGAAGTTATTAATGTTCTACTGATTAAAATCGGGTTTTGGAACTTAGTCTCCGACTATTTCACTACCCTAGAAATGAAGCGCTATACCCCATATTTGACCTTAGCTTCGAGTTTGGGATATTTACTGGCTAACAGCAGCGCCGGTATTGCCTTGGAATACTTGCAGCCTCGCGACTTAGTGCTTGCATTACCTCTACTCTACGGCACGGCGATCGCGCAAATTCTTTATATCCAAGCCAAACAAACCGACATTGAAATCAACGAACCCCAACAGCGATCGAGCAAACAAGCGGAAACCCTCAAAGACTCCCTGGCGCAATTTCCGCAACTGATCGGCCGCTATCCAATTATTCTCTTTCTCACCGCCAATACCTTTCTGCTCTTGCTCTTGCGGCTCTTAGGGGAATATCAATACAGTACAATCTATGCTAATACCATCAACGACGCGCAGAAACTCGCTCGCTTTCTCGCCGTGCTCGCCACCGTACTCAGCTTATTAGAATTCGCCTTATCCTCCACCGTCACTCCCCTGCTGATTCAAAAATTGGGGGTGCGACGGATGAACCTCATTTATCCCCTCACCACTTCTCTCAGTTTTCTCGGCTTATTTCTCTTACCCGGTTTGGGTTCAGCCGTGGCCGCTAACGTCAATCAGCGATCGCTCAATTATGGCATGGCCGAGTCCGTGCGTTTGCTTAACTATAACGCCGTTCCTCCCCGACTCCTCAGCCGCTTTCGGGTACTCAGCGAAGGATTATTTTCTCCCATCGGGCAAATTTTAGGCGGAGCTATTCTTCTGAGTACCCAGCAAATGAACAGCGCGAGCATCACTATTCTTCTGGGTTTGGGTTTGAGCTTATTTTATAGCGGGATAGGACATTTTACCGGGCGCAGTTATATGCAATCCTTGCTGGAAATGGTGCAAGAAGGTTCGGTTAACTTGGAAGCGGTGAAAATGGGATGGGTGACCTTGCCCTTATCCTATCAAGACGACGTCGAAGACATGCTCGAAAGTGGCGATCGCCGGACGCAACTGCTCGGCCTCAAACTGGCCAGTCGCCTGCCCAAACCCAGTCGCGTTCTGCCGCAAGTGCGATCGCTCTTTTCGCAAACCAGCCTGGAGATTCGCAATGGAGTCTTGAGCTTTCTCAGTCAAATCCCGGTTACCGACCAAACTTTTTGTACTCGCAACCTGCTCAACTCCGAAGACCATATCGCCCGCTCCGTCGCTCTCGAACTGCTTATTCTCTGCCAAGAACCCATTCCCGAACCCGAGCGATCGCAATTTTGGGAAACCGGAGACGAGGAAATCCGCGCCCTGATTACCCTGGCTTCCCTGCAAACCTCAAAATCTTCATTCACTCAAGATATCGCCACTTGGGCTGCCTCTCTCCAGGCGCAAACCAAACGTAACTTAATCGGGGTTATTGCTCGCAGCGGCCATCCGGAACTGTTGCTGCTGGCCAAACCCCTATTACGAGATACTCCTGCGGATCTCAAGCAACAAGGACTGGCTCTGTTGGGGACTCTCGATACTCAATTGCATCCCGAAATTTGCGAACTGGCTGCCGCAGAATTAGGCCATAGCGATCCGGAAGTCCGGGCAAGTGCGATTCAAATTTTAGGGCGATCGCCAAAACAAGACCTGCTGCCCTATTTAGCCACAGCCCTGGAAGACTGCCATGCTCGCGTGCGTCAAGAAGCGGCCGCAGCCCTGGCTCGTGCGGGAGAAGGCGCTCTCTCTTGGGTCGAACCCCATTTCAGCTCCCATCGCTCGGAAGTAGTGAATGCTGCTATTACAACCCTCGGACAGATGGGCACCTCCCGCGCGGAAGACCGGTTATACGAATACTTAGCCCCCGAGTTGCAGCAAGTGACTCTGACTTGGGAATGGTCGAAACAGATCCCCCGCGATCGCCCGCGCTGGAACTTATTGGCAATGGCAATTAAGGACTATCAGCAGCGAGTCATCGATCGCGTGTTCCACACTATCTCGGCATTTGGCTGTTCCCAAACCCTGGATGCGTTTCGTCAGGCGATCCATTCTAATAATCTGCGCGATCGAGCTAATGCCGTCGAAACTATTGCTTCCATGCGCTATCGCCGCTTCATTCAGCCCTTATTGCCCTTGCTCGAAGCTCAAGCCAGGGGTCAGATGCCGGATGCGATGGTCGAGACGGATGCCGATTGGATGAAGTATACTGGCTCGAAGCTGATTTTAGAAGCTTTATCCTCTGGCGATCGCTGGCTGGAACTTGGAGCGCTAGTGGCGTTAATCGATCTGCCCCATAGCTTAGTTGAAACGTCCGATCCTCTGGTGCAAAGCGTTGCCCAAACTTTATTTTTAGGCGGACAAAATACCTGTCAGCAAGAACCTACCTTGAACCGCCTCTATTTGTTAAGCCATGTAGAATTATTCCACTATTTCTCCTTAGACGAACTCTTGGAAATTAACGATCGACTGGTGATGTTAGAGTTCGATCCTGGAGTACCGATTATTGCAGAAGGGACGCTTCGGCATCATCTCTATATTATTAGTTCCGGAACGGCAATTTTAACGAAGAGAGTTGAGGGCGATCGCAGAACT
- a CDS encoding bifunctional heptose 7-phosphate kinase/heptose 1-phosphate adenyltransferase: MTLQNGIIPQLRREQSRLQALIDRFTEAKVLVIGDLTLDEFLSGQVERLSREAPVLILRHEQTEQIPGGGANAVYNLAKLGGQVKAVGLVGNDDQGVALQRIFSEAGVNIDGIAIDETRPTVTKTRISGHARQSVTQQIVRIDRKSDALPDLSLQKQLAEYITSELTQVDGMICSDYGDGVFRAPSPVIAAALQHSQVMVDTQKALERYRGATLFTPNLPEAELAVGYPINSLQQLERAGKDLLNITGAKKILITRGDEGMSLFELGKPMQQIPAFNRTEVFDVTGAGDTVIAAVTLALCLEASFWEAAVLGNLAASLVVRQFGTATTTQEAMKQALAELIEG; this comes from the coding sequence ATGACTCTACAGAACGGTATTATTCCTCAATTGCGGCGGGAACAATCCCGTTTGCAAGCACTGATCGATCGCTTTACAGAAGCCAAAGTATTGGTTATCGGAGATTTGACCCTCGATGAATTTCTCTCCGGTCAAGTGGAGCGACTTTCCAGGGAAGCCCCGGTACTGATTTTACGCCACGAGCAGACCGAGCAAATTCCTGGCGGTGGAGCCAATGCAGTTTATAATCTCGCCAAGCTCGGCGGGCAAGTTAAAGCAGTGGGTTTGGTGGGCAATGACGACCAGGGAGTCGCGCTGCAACGTATTTTCTCCGAAGCCGGAGTAAATATTGACGGTATTGCCATCGACGAAACCCGTCCCACGGTCACTAAAACTCGGATTTCCGGTCATGCGCGCCAGTCAGTGACCCAACAAATTGTCCGGATCGATCGCAAATCCGATGCTCTACCCGATCTGTCGTTGCAGAAGCAGCTTGCTGAATATATTACCTCGGAGTTAACCCAAGTTGATGGGATGATTTGCTCCGATTATGGAGATGGCGTCTTTCGCGCTCCTTCTCCAGTTATTGCCGCAGCATTGCAACATTCTCAAGTGATGGTCGATACGCAAAAAGCACTGGAGCGCTATCGAGGAGCCACCTTATTTACTCCCAATTTACCGGAAGCCGAACTCGCGGTTGGTTATCCAATTAACTCTCTCCAACAACTCGAACGAGCCGGAAAAGACCTGCTTAATATTACTGGAGCAAAGAAAATATTAATTACTCGCGGCGATGAAGGAATGAGCTTGTTTGAACTGGGGAAACCCATGCAACAGATTCCAGCTTTTAATCGAACTGAGGTGTTTGATGTTACCGGTGCTGGCGATACGGTGATTGCTGCGGTGACTCTGGCCCTATGTTTGGAGGCATCGTTCTGGGAAGCTGCGGTGCTGGGAAACTTAGCCGCTTCCCTAGTCGTGCGACAGTTTGGCACGGCAACCACGACTCAAGAAGCGATGAAGCAAGCCTTGGCGGAATTAATTGAAGGATAA